In Gammaproteobacteria bacterium, a single window of DNA contains:
- a CDS encoding cation/multidrug efflux pump, producing MSFEAVIIAAGFFGLLLLWFGLRRLGRGRFFSGGLQGFSGALLVAFAALTFSLLGNFYTYHRLIAEQPLAELRFHTLGPQYYQVNIRYPSGEQKVFDVRGDDWQLDARILKWRGYATLIGFDTAYRLDRLSGRYRAIEQERGDVHSVYALSEDPKLDLWTLAKRYNEWLPWVDTLYGSAAYLPMADNALYAVSVTQSGLVARPLNEPARSAVEQWH from the coding sequence ATGAGCTTTGAAGCCGTCATTATTGCCGCCGGTTTTTTTGGTCTGCTGCTTTTATGGTTTGGTCTGCGGCGGCTGGGGCGCGGCCGGTTTTTTAGCGGCGGCCTGCAAGGTTTCAGTGGCGCCCTACTCGTTGCCTTTGCGGCTTTAACTTTTTCCCTGCTCGGCAACTTTTACACCTACCATCGCTTGATCGCCGAACAACCGCTGGCCGAGCTGCGCTTTCATACCTTGGGCCCACAATATTACCAGGTAAATATCCGCTACCCTTCCGGCGAACAGAAGGTATTCGATGTGCGCGGTGATGACTGGCAGCTTGATGCCCGCATCTTGAAATGGCGCGGCTATGCCACGTTGATCGGTTTTGACACCGCCTACCGGCTCGACCGTCTGAGCGGACGCTACCGCGCTATCGAACAAGAGCGCGGTGATGTGCACAGTGTCTACGCCTTATCGGAAGATCCCAAGCTGGACTTATGGACCTTGGCCAAGCGTTACAATGAATGGCTGCCCTGGGTGGATACGCTTTACGGCAGCGCAGCCTATCTCCCTATGGCTGATAATGCCCTCTATGCGGTGAGCGTGACGCAATCGGGGCTTGTTGCGCGCCCGCTCAATGAACCGGCGCGTAGCGCGGTCGAGCAGTGGCATTAA
- a CDS encoding multicopper oxidase domain-containing protein: MPHRLLISAMILAAGVTIQPVSAATVEVTLHAKEVDLPIDNKGTLYPTWTFDGKVPGPVVRVTEGDVVKFTLINDKDSKHPHSMDFHAAQLDVVKDFASVAPGEQKSYSFKANYPGVFFYHCGSDPMMQHLARGMFGAIIVDPKDPKAMSKADREYVLIQSELYKDPDNVDDMMANKWSNVVFNGGIFRYDPVHDAAAKNLLQAKPGERVRIYFVNAGPNEFSSFHSIAGIWDRVYPSGNPKNALRGLQSYVVGPGDGASFDLISPVEGANAIVTHSLRAAMTGAIAIIKFSKDADPKMGRGDQILIR; the protein is encoded by the coding sequence ATGCCTCACCGTCTGCTCATCAGCGCCATGATCCTGGCCGCTGGCGTCACAATACAACCGGTATCCGCTGCAACCGTAGAAGTAACGCTGCACGCCAAAGAAGTGGACCTGCCGATAGACAACAAGGGAACGCTCTACCCCACCTGGACCTTCGACGGCAAAGTCCCCGGCCCGGTGGTGCGCGTGACAGAGGGAGATGTCGTCAAATTTACCCTGATTAACGATAAGGACAGCAAGCATCCGCACTCCATGGATTTTCACGCCGCACAGTTGGACGTGGTGAAAGACTTTGCCAGCGTGGCGCCCGGTGAGCAAAAGAGCTACAGCTTCAAGGCCAATTACCCCGGTGTATTTTTTTACCACTGCGGTTCCGATCCCATGATGCAGCATCTCGCGCGCGGCATGTTCGGCGCCATCATCGTGGATCCGAAAGATCCGAAGGCGATGTCCAAGGCCGACCGCGAATATGTCCTGATTCAATCCGAGTTATACAAAGACCCGGACAACGTGGATGACATGATGGCCAACAAGTGGAGCAACGTGGTATTTAACGGCGGTATATTCAGATACGATCCCGTTCATGACGCTGCGGCAAAAAATCTTTTGCAGGCCAAGCCCGGTGAGCGCGTACGCATTTATTTCGTGAACGCAGGCCCCAATGAATTTTCATCGTTCCATTCCATCGCAGGGATCTGGGATCGTGTCTATCCCTCCGGCAACCCGAAGAACGCGCTGCGCGGCTTGCAAAGCTACGTAGTCGGGCCGGGCGACGGCGCCTCCTTTGATCTCATCTCTCCGGTCGAAGGGGCAAACGCCATTGTGACCCACTCTTTGCGCGCGGCCATGACCGGCGCCATTGCGATCATCAAATTCTCCAAAGACGCCGATCCCAAGATGGGCCGCGGCGATCAGATTTTGATTCGCTGA
- a CDS encoding Rrf2 family transcriptional regulator, giving the protein MQLTRHTDYSLRLLIYLGQHPDCLATIPEVASYYRISRNHLMKIAHRLALHGYIETLRGKHGGMRLARRPGMINIGDVVRDMEESFHVAECFNPDNKTCPLLPACNLKFVLGKALKGFLGTLDAYTLADLLSPSKTAPHNISLRAKL; this is encoded by the coding sequence ATGCAACTTACCCGACATACCGATTACTCGTTACGCCTGCTGATCTACCTCGGCCAACATCCGGACTGCCTGGCGACTATCCCGGAAGTGGCCTCTTATTACCGCATTTCACGCAACCATCTGATGAAGATCGCCCATCGTCTGGCCTTGCATGGCTATATCGAAACGCTACGCGGCAAGCATGGCGGCATGCGGCTGGCGCGGCGCCCGGGGATGATTAATATCGGTGACGTGGTGCGCGACATGGAGGAAAGCTTTCATGTCGCCGAGTGCTTTAACCCGGACAACAAAACCTGCCCCCTGCTGCCGGCCTGCAATCTTAAGTTCGTGCTCGGCAAGGCGCTTAAGGGTTTTCTAGGCACGCTGGATGCTTATACTCTCGCGGATCTGCTCAGTCCGTCGAAGACTGCCCCGCACAACATATCCCTCCGCGCTAAGTTATAA
- a CDS encoding MoxR family ATPase codes for MKTLLDKTVQQAGAIILGKEHTIRLALACLMARGHLLIEDLPGVGKTTLAHVLAKILGLKFNRIQFTSDLLPADILGVSVYERDSASFKFHPGPIFAQVLLADEINRTTPKTQSALLEAMEEHQVTIEGETLALPEPFFVIATQNPMHLIGTFPLPESQLDRFMMCIEIGYPGPAAERALLKGQDRRAVLTAIEPCLTPTQLIETQEAVRHVHISEALLDYLQALLEFSRRSSHYKTGLSPRAGLAALHSAQAWALLEGRDHVLPEDVQTVLPGVIGHRLRPSLEHSGQAPAQWVRQLLDAVAIP; via the coding sequence ATGAAGACATTACTCGACAAAACGGTACAACAAGCCGGCGCGATCATCCTCGGCAAGGAACATACGATACGCCTGGCTCTGGCCTGCCTGATGGCGCGCGGCCATTTGTTGATCGAGGATCTGCCGGGAGTCGGCAAGACGACGCTCGCGCACGTGCTGGCCAAGATCCTGGGGCTTAAGTTTAACCGTATCCAGTTCACCAGCGACCTGCTGCCGGCGGACATCCTGGGGGTGTCGGTGTACGAGCGCGACAGCGCAAGTTTTAAGTTTCACCCCGGGCCGATCTTCGCCCAGGTGCTGCTCGCCGATGAGATCAACCGCACCACGCCCAAGACGCAGAGCGCATTGTTGGAGGCGATGGAAGAGCATCAAGTGACCATCGAGGGCGAGACGCTCGCGCTGCCGGAGCCGTTTTTTGTCATCGCCACGCAGAACCCTATGCACTTGATCGGCACCTTCCCTCTGCCGGAGTCGCAGTTGGACCGCTTTATGATGTGTATCGAGATCGGCTATCCCGGTCCGGCGGCAGAGCGCGCGCTGCTCAAGGGACAGGATCGCCGCGCGGTGCTGACAGCGATCGAACCCTGTTTGACGCCGACCCAGCTCATCGAGACTCAAGAGGCCGTGCGGCACGTGCATATATCCGAGGCCTTGCTCGATTATCTGCAGGCGCTGTTGGAGTTTTCGCGCCGCTCCAGTCACTATAAAACCGGACTGTCGCCGCGCGCCGGGCTCGCCGCCCTGCACAGCGCCCAGGCCTGGGCGCTGCTGGAAGGGCGCGATCACGTCCTCCCTGAGGACGTGCAGACGGTGCTCCCGGGGGTGATCGGGCATCGTCTGCGGCCCAGCCTGGAGCACAGCGGGCAAGCGCCCGCGCAATGGGTGCGGCAGTTGCTGGACGCCGTAGCAATACCCTGA
- a CDS encoding DUF58 domain-containing protein has translation MPVQTQGLLWRFRPARFLKGEGPQTGPVRLNLHRIFILPTRYGLLFAALLAVMLLGSVNYANSLGFLLTFLLGGLALVSILYTYLNLAGLEIGAARCEPVFAGEPASFVLHAANPGAMRYSVSFQLAGLPAQLTDLPPNEISTVQLLHPAPRRGLLKMGRFTVSTRFPLGLFWTWSPLDLDMRCLVYPQPAAGYKPYPSGGDELDSGPGQKGGDDFAGLRAHQRGEPLHHIHWKLAAREQGLWSKQFGGGPSELWLEWNAVNEPDTEARLSRLCRWVLDAHTAGLRYGLRLPGLTLVPAQGEAHRAACLRSLALFELAQ, from the coding sequence GTGCCGGTTCAGACGCAAGGTTTGCTATGGAGGTTTCGCCCCGCCCGGTTTCTGAAAGGCGAAGGCCCGCAGACGGGGCCGGTCCGGCTCAATCTGCACCGGATATTCATACTGCCGACCCGTTACGGCTTGCTGTTCGCAGCGCTGCTTGCGGTGATGCTGCTGGGTTCGGTCAACTACGCCAACAGCCTCGGCTTTTTACTCACCTTTCTGCTCGGCGGCCTTGCGTTGGTCTCCATCCTGTACACCTATCTCAATCTCGCCGGACTGGAGATCGGCGCCGCGCGGTGCGAGCCGGTGTTTGCGGGCGAACCGGCCAGCTTTGTCCTCCATGCCGCCAATCCCGGCGCTATGCGCTACAGCGTTTCCTTTCAACTGGCCGGTCTGCCCGCGCAACTCACCGACCTGCCGCCGAATGAGATCAGCACGGTGCAACTGCTGCACCCGGCCCCCCGGCGCGGCCTGCTCAAGATGGGGCGTTTCACGGTCTCGACACGATTTCCGCTCGGCCTGTTTTGGACCTGGTCGCCGCTTGACCTCGATATGCGTTGTCTCGTCTACCCGCAACCCGCCGCCGGGTATAAGCCGTATCCGTCCGGCGGCGACGAGCTTGACAGCGGGCCTGGGCAGAAAGGCGGCGATGATTTTGCCGGGCTGCGCGCCCACCAGCGCGGCGAGCCGTTGCATCACATCCACTGGAAACTCGCCGCCCGCGAACAAGGTCTGTGGAGCAAACAGTTTGGCGGCGGGCCGAGCGAGCTGTGGCTGGAGTGGAATGCCGTGAACGAACCGGACACCGAAGCCCGCTTGAGCCGGTTGTGCCGCTGGGTGCTGGACGCCCATACTGCGGGCCTGCGCTACGGCCTGCGCCTGCCTGGCCTCACCCTCGTCCCCGCGCAGGGCGAGGCGCACAGGGCGGCGTGTCTGCGCAGCTTGGCGCTGTTTGAACTCGCCCAATGA